The region TTGAATTTGAAGATAGAGTGCAAGATAAATGATGAATTTGGTtaaataagaattaagaacaaGATAAAAGAATCAAGCACCTTGAAACCTTCCTAGAGTCTGCAGTGATTTAGCTTTGAGAAAAATAGCTTCAAGGAGTAAACTAACAGCATGTATTGACATAGGAGGCACTGCATCACTTTGTGAATTGCGTCTATTGGGTTCCAATCTTCTAGATATAGAAAATTTAATCTTGGGAAGGACAGCAGCAATATCTATTCCTTCAAATACATGAAGTGCAGCTTCAATATTACCTCTCTGGTACTCAAGTCTTCCCAACAAGGCTCTAGCTTCCTGTGTTGAAAATGTCATAATAAGCTTCACAACATAGATCCTCTACAATCATATTCTCCACATCTCTCTGCTGGCAAATTCTTTGGCCGatgatttttatattaaatggtCCAGATTGattaataaaaaacattaaattggTCAAAAGTTTCAAACACTTGTTAATTTTGCTACTGCATAGGCTGCACAAAAGGGATTCACATTCTCTGCGGGCCTCTGCAGCCAATAAATTatcatataatttttaatttaatatgttatttttatttagattaatcCTAACTATTGAAATGAAGGGCATATAATTGTGCAGGAGGAAATCTCTACTACATAGGATCCAAATTGGCATGGCAGGAGGATCCAAAATCCAAATTCTTGAGCTTCATCTTATAATGAATAAGTTTCTGAAGtatcaataaaattaaatattgggATAAGAACCTATTTTCATACTAGAAAAATATCACTATCATATTACAGATTAAGATGGAAGCATAAAAAGCCTTGAAAAAGGTATGAAAGGAGATAGAAGTCACTTTTTTATCTGACCTCATAGTTCAAATAACCACTTTCACGAAGAGAAGACTCTGCTTCCTCAATGTTGCTATTATCCACCTTTGTATCGTTTTCACCGGGACGAGATGAAAAACCACCACTCGCTGAATAGTCTCTGGTTGCCAGAGACTCTGATGAATGAGTACTCATTTTATCCACACTTAACAGCTCCTTGAAACCTATGCACTTGATCATATTCCTCAATTTCCCTCTAATGCTATACTTCCTCTTCCTTATCAAactcttagctctcatgctgGAACATCCCAGTTGAAACTTTCCTGAAACATCATCAACATAAGAAGAAGCACTTCAAGTTAACCAAATTGATGATCAACAAAACCAAGGAGCAAAATAGTTATTtctgaaacaaacaaaaaacaaaaatgagaaGCAGCCAAACTGTACCTATATATAAACTGAATGCAATGGACTGGGGAGTGCTGTAAAAGGAAAAGAGGATAATTTGCTAACCTAGAGTTGAATGTAAGGAAGCCCCTTATAGTATAAGACAGAGGAGAACAAATGATAGCAGAGGGTAGAAAAATGGGGGATAAAAATAAAGGTAGCTTTTCAATGGAACAAAAAGGTATTATAGGCAGAGCCCACAAGTTCTACAACACCAGTTGCGGTTGCTGGCCAACTGTTGGTAGATAGCTGAACTCTTTAAGTATTTAGGCTGAGTTTGATCATTGGACGATACATCTGAAGTAAAATTTATTGAAAGACTTACCCATTCAATATAATCTCTAAACCTTCAGAAGAAGATTAGTCTCATAACTGTGCTAACTGTAGGGACAACttgaaaaaaagaagagaaggtATTATTGGCAGAGCCCACAAGAATAAAGAAAATGAATGTGCAAGTGCTACTGATTTTCTTCCACAAAGAAAGTTACCCCAATGAATGATTATCTCTTGCTAAGCAAGAATCCAAAGTTGGATGATGCTTTTCCACAACCTTTTGTCTGTTTTGGTAAATTTCACAAGTTGCTATTTGAGTTGACTGATTGTTCAGTTCCAATCCAAGTTCACACAGAATAGTTTGTGAACCCAACAGTTCCCTGACACTGCATTAAATTATGCCTATCTAACTTTGAAGTCTGAAAAATCTTCTACCACAAGGAGAAAATAGGACTTGTTCAGTAcaattttttcatttaattttttttcttggcaAGTAGCACCGTCATGATAACTGCTAAGATATGACCGGTGACTCCAATCCACTTCCAACTTCATTAGCTGTTTTCAATTCATTTCCatgaatttttctatttttagatTCATTTATTTTACAGTGAGAAAAGAAGAAATGATTGATATAATATATACAAAGTCCACTGTAGTTATTACTAAATTGGAAACCCAGACAGTGAAAGAAGTGGAATTTGCACATTTTAGGGAAGTTTTCCGTTCTGTTATTATTCTTTTCTAAAACatacaaaataattttttagttaTAGATATGGGAGTAAAAAACAATTGCATTCAAATCCAATAGTTTATTGCAGGCCATTATTCAATTATCATCCTAATGCAGTCACAATACAAAAGTTACTAATGGCACAGTTTTTTCCAACACGAAAACAGGATTTAACACAATATATTGAAATGTTATTGCCTCTTAATTTGGTGACTAATCTTCTAATTCTATGTTTGGTCTGAACTTGAGTTAAATGTTAATGTAATTTTACATATCTTAAAATATCAATAGAGAACTTAAAATTTGACATATGGAGTTTAAGATAGATGGAGTGAAGATGTTGCTACAAATAGTAACTCAAAATTTTTAAGCTTAATTAGCTACTATGTAGTAGCTCAAGAACGCATAAAACTAATTTTCTGACCTGGTTGAAAATACAAATAGTAGAATAATATCTCAATTTCTTTCATTCAATGTAAAGAGAAAACAAATTACATTAATATTATGACGAACATTATTCAAGATTAATATATCTCTTCTTATAGTACTCGTACATATTTTTCACAAAACCAGAGCTAAATCAAGTGCAATGAAATGGTATGAGGCTATAATCATGGGTTTCATGCATGCAACGTTGGGGAAGCTCAATGGTGTCCAATTCCACCGCCTCcgcctcctccaccaccaaatccaccgccaccaccagcACCTCCACCAAACCCGCCTCCTGCTCCTCCACCAAATCCACCACCTGAGCCTCCTCCAAAGCCACCACCTGAACCTCCTCCAAAGCCACCACCGGTACCGCCGCCTCCTCCTACACCACCACCAAAACCTCCACCTTTGCCAATTCCTCCTCCAATGCCACCACCTTTCCCGTAGCCCCCACCAATACCACCACCATGACCACCTCCCACTCCACCACCCAAACCTCCACCTTTGCCAATTCCTCCTCCAATGCCGCCACCCTGACCGCCACCAAGGCCTCCACCTTTACCAATTCCACCACCAATGCCGCCACCATGACCGCCACcaattccaccaccaccaccaaggccTCCACCTTTACCAATTCCACCACCAACGCCGCCACCATGACCGCCACCaattccaccaccaccgccaagGCCTCCACCATGACCACCACCTAAGCCTCCACCTTTACCAATCCCACCACCAATGCCGCCGCCGTGACCacctccaacaccaccaccaaaacctccacctccacctttaCCAATTCCAcccccaacaccaccaccatgaCCACCTCCTAGACCCCCACCTTTGCcaattccaccaccaccaccctttcCAAAGCCACCACCCGCACCTCCTCCAAGGCCACCACCCTTGCCAATTCCACCACCAACGCCGCCACCCTTTCCatagccaccaccaccacctagcCCACCACCATGACCTCCTCCAAGTCCTCCACCTTTACCTATCCCTCCACCAGCACCACCTCCAAGTCCTCCTCCTTTTccaaaaccaccaccaccaccaagtcCACCACCTTTACCTATCCCACCACCAAGCCCTCCTCCACCACCtgcacctcctccaccaccaacaccCCCTCCTACTCCATGGCCTCCACCAGCACCACCACCAAACCCTGCTCCACCACCTGCACCTCCTCCAAAACCACCTCCGCCTCCACCTCCgaatccaccaccaccaccggctCCCCCACCAAATCCACCACCGAACCCACCTCCCTTCCCAAACCCTACATTCTTTTCTTCCTCATCATTTTTCACGCTCCTTGCAACCACACCGGCCACAAATACATGAGCACAAAGCAATAACACCAAAGCAACCCTTTTGTCCCCTAGTAACATTTTGAATATCAACTCTCTCTGACACTACTCTTCGACACACTAGTTATTGTTGGAATGAATATGCATAAGCGTGAAGAGGTATTTATAACCAAAAGGGTATATCGCTATTATGCTCCTCTGCCATCTTTAATTTGTTCCAACCACTAACTACTCACTCCATTTAATGTTATACTGTTTTCCCCCAATCATTCACCATTGTTTGGTGCATCTTCCTTTCACACACaagaaaaaaagattaaaacttGTACAACTTGAGCTGAAACTCAACTATCTCCAATTTGTACTAGTCTACATGCCTGGCTATATGTCCACATCTCATAGGACAACCCTTCTTTCTTCCATATTGGCCAAACTGACATGTCTGATGAGAAATTAATTTCTATTTCTATTGCATGTTTCTATGCCAATTTGGACTTTTCCATTGCATGTTTCTATGTCAGTTCATCATATGTATGTGCCTTATGCCCTTATCATAGTAGTAATACATTTGATATTTGATATTATATACATGACGGTGCCTGTATAAAAATTGAGCTATGCTATTGAATAGGGGAACGAAACTCACAAGTCACACATATATTGTTAGATGTTGGGCGTATAGTAACTCGGGTGACTGATGACTGATCCCATAAATGCTGTGTTTTGATTGTGAAATCACAGTAGTTTCGCACGTCTAATAACATGGCTTTGCTATTAAGTACGATGGAGATTAGCTTCGAAATGTAAGAATCCACTTTTATcatcatggaaaaaaaattggttagTTAAAAATTTTAAACAAAGGAAAAATGAGAAAGATCAACGGTGATTAATGATTTCGTTGCTTTCGTTAAAGCATCATCATTTGTAACATTAGTCATGGACATCGAGGTATATGCATGTGATGTGGCgcttcagaattaattttttatttttgt is a window of Lotus japonicus ecotype B-129 chromosome 5, LjGifu_v1.2 DNA encoding:
- the LOC130717931 gene encoding glycine-rich cell wall structural protein-like translates to MLLGDKRVALVLLLCAHVFVAGVVARSVKNDEEEKNVGFGKGGGFGGGFGGGAGGGGGFGGGGGGGFGGGAGGGAGFGGGAGGGHGVGGGVGGGGGAGGGGGLGGGIGKGGGLGGGGGFGKGGGLGGGAGGGIGKGGGLGGGHGGGLGGGGGYGKGGGVGGGIGKGGGLGGGAGGGFGKGGGGGIGKGGGLGGGHGGGVGGGIGKGGGGGFGGGVGGGHGGGIGGGIGKGGGLGGGHGGGLGGGGGIGGGHGGGVGGGIGKGGGLGGGGGIGGGHGGGIGGGIGKGGGLGGGQGGGIGGGIGKGGGLGGGVGGGHGGGIGGGYGKGGGIGGGIGKGGGFGGGVGGGGGTGGGFGGGSGGGFGGGSGGGFGGGAGGGFGGGAGGGGGFGGGGGGGGGIGHH